The genomic stretch TGCGGAACTGCATGAGTTCGTCGTAGTCGGGAATGTCGCGGGTGGTCTTGTTGAGCGCGTCCAGCCCCGTGCGCCCGGCGACGGCCTGCCAGATTTCCGGAATCAGTACGCCTTCCAGGTCCAGGCACAGCACCTTCATTGGCATTCTCCTAGCGTTACGCGGTGATTGCGGACGGGCCGGGCGCTCGGGATTCGCGGTCGGACGCCTGCCTGTCTCCGGGGCCGGTTCGATTGGCCGCGCTGATCGCCGAGCTTCGCGTTGCGATGAAAGTCGGTGAACTTTCAGTGTTAAGCATATGCC from Gemmatimonadota bacterium encodes the following:
- the thrH gene encoding bifunctional phosphoserine phosphatase/homoserine phosphotransferase ThrH (catalyzes the formation of serine from phosphoserine; also has phosphoserine:homoserine phosphotransferase activity) — encoded protein: MKVLCLDLEGVLIPEIWQAVAGRTGLDALNKTTRDIPDYDELMQFRMKVLREHDLAFSMIRKVIDGVEPLPGAREFLDWARERYQV